In a genomic window of Phaenicophaeus curvirostris isolate KB17595 chromosome Z, BPBGC_Pcur_1.0, whole genome shotgun sequence:
- the CCDC152 gene encoding coiled-coil domain-containing protein 152, giving the protein MNHSHEETMKKTTVVNLDRLLDNFSEIEKKISEINEANNLLVLKLEKCNRLLTLSQSKEESVKEECATLQNVIKGLTQTIENQCNVKDENDRLKGTVHILEEKLKACEQEYKDEIEKLVTEIKNKEEDHKLEITQLNCDIRKQFELKEEEYREQKEKKELEILELTRQLKIQNEEKQNEIIKLQIEFNAKLARVQNKTTKSFSDASVLPQSIYRRVCSSIALKLQHLQEEKNKEIEILRNTIRDLEQRLNKGQDLHLKRRRF; this is encoded by the exons ATGAATCATAGCCATGaagaaacaatgaagaaaaccaCCGTGGTGAACCTTGACAGACTTTTGGATAACTTTTCGGAGATAGAAAAA AAAATATCCGAAATTAATGAAGCAAATAACTTACTGGTTCTTAAGCTGGAAAAATGTAACAGGCTATTAACATTAAGTCAATCAAAAGAAGAATCAGTAAAAGAAG aatGTGCTACTCTACAGAATGTGATAAAAGGTCTCACACAAACCATTGAAAACCAATGTAATGTGAAAG aTGAAAATGATAGACTGAAGGGTACCGTTCACATCTTGGAAGAGAAGTTAAAGGCTTGTGAACAG GAATATAAAGATGAGATTGAGAAACttgtgacagaaataaaaaacaaagaggaagacCACAAACTGGAAATAACACAGTTGAATTGTGACATAAGAAAACAAT TTGAATTAAAAGAAGAGGAGTACAgagaacagaaggagaaaaaagaactggaaatatTAGAACTAACTAGACAGctgaaaattcaaaatgaagagaaacagaatgaaataattaaacTGCAGATAGAG TTCAATGCTAAATTAGCGAGAGTTcagaataaaacaacaaaatcattTTCAGATGCTTCTGTCTTGCCACAAAGTATCTATCGAAGGGTATGTTCTTCAATAGCCCTT aaactccagcatctccaggaggagaaaaacaaggaaattgAAATTCTTCGAAACACCATAAGAGACCTAGAGCAACGTCTTAATAAAGGCCAAGACCTGCACCTCAAACGGAGGCGATTTTGA